The stretch of DNA CAAAAACCGATCATGTGGGCAATTACTGGTTTGGGAACTTACCCGCTGGCAGTTACTCTATTTGGGTTATTCAAGAAGGTTATTGCCAATTGGAGATGACCAAAATTGTAATTGCAACTACTGCTAGCATTCAATTAGATTTGGGATTAATGGAACAATCTCAGAATACCAATCTAAATTTAGGCGACAAAGTTTATAAAGTCTATCGTGCTCCCATCCAAGTAGATTTAGCAGAACATAAAACGACCTATCAGAATTTCCGAAATGAAATCCAAATCATAAAAGATGTCTATAATGGTCCAGAAATTCGAATCGCTCCCCCAAAAAGTCCCTCCTCTCCCATAGAAAATAATCGAGCTACCCACCATTATGAAAGTTTAAAAGCATTAGAAAAAACCAGTGCTTTTGTCCCTCGATAATTGTAAAAAAAACAATGGATTATTGGTACAAGACCAATAATCCATTGCAATAAAAGAAAAGCGTTGTCGCTTTTTTATTTAATTTCTTTAGGATCTTTCCCATCTTTTAATTTAGGGTCAGCAGAGGGATCTTTATAAGGTTTGTATTTACCACTCAGAACTGTTTTGTAACGCTCAGGGTGAATTCGAATATCTTGAAGCAAGCGATTTAAGTTATCAACCACTTCATCAATATCACCTTTAAAATTTTTGTCGTTAAATAAAGCAGCAACCAAACCATTTTGGTTTTCAAAATCTGTGATTTTCCCGATGTTATCAATCATGGTATTGGCTTTGCCTAAGGTTCCTTCTAATCCATTGACAACTTCATTAATATTGTCTAAAGCATCTTTAGCAGAAGCAATAGTAGCTTCTAAATCTGCATCTTTTACCTGTTTGGTAATGGTATTGATATTTTGGAGCATTCCTGTAATTTCACCATTACTGTCTTTAATATTCCCTGTAATATCTTTAAGATTTGCCAAAGCCACCGAAATATTAACCGATGAACTCACTAGTAAATTATTGACCAAATCTGTCAATACTTTTACATTAGCCACAACAGCTTGTAACTCTTTAAAAGTTTGTCCTAATTGTTTATTATCATCAGCCGACAACTTTGAGACAGCTCCTAAAATGGTATCGATTTTTCCCATATAAGGATCTGCTACAGCCATGATTCCATCAATCATACCAGACACATCTCCATTTAGGGTAGCCCCCGATTCGATGCAATTATCTCCACAATTACCAACAAATCTCAATGCGATTTCCTTACCTCCCATCAAAGAAGGTTGCACCAATACAGCCTTAGCATCTTTAGGCACTTTAGTACCATTTAAGATATTCATTTCTACAATTACTTTTGAATAATCTTCTGATGGTAGAATATTCGTTACTGCTCCTACTTTATATCCATTAATTGTTACAGGTGCAGCAATATTAAGACCATCAACAGCCGAAAATTCTGCATTGGCAACGATATCTGAAGAAAAGACATTCTTTCCTTGCAAAAAGTTGTATCCCCAAAATAATAGGACAATAGTAACTAGACCTAAAATACCAATTTTAACTTCGTTACGCACGTTCTTTATGTTTTAATTTTATAATTAATAGCTTGGTAATATTTTGTTTTTTGTTTAAAAATCACCGAACTAATGATTCTGTATGAATTATTTCTTTTTCCTTAGTGTTACGTTTTCTTCTGGATGTTCTCTAATATCACGAATTTTTTGAGCAACATTTTGAATTTTATGATTCAAGCTATCCTTATAATCTGCATCATAAAGCAACTTAGGAATTGTTCCAGAAGCCCCTTCTTGATAAGGCGCAATCTTTTGACTTAGTTTATCCAATCCTTTATCAGCCTTTTTGAGCATTGCTTTTCCTTGATTTACTTTCTCAGGAAATGTTTTTGCCTGCTCATTCAACGTATAAAGAATTTTTGTCATGGCATCAATATCATCTTGAGACAAAGAAGACAAATTATTCACCAACGAATCCAGCGCTAAAGCCATTTCATTACTTTCAGAAGAATTCGCCATGGTCTCCATCGTTCCATCTTTCAAGAGGCTTGCTGTTAATTCTTTAAAATTTTTAATGGTACTCGGCAATGTTCTATTCATTCCTCTCATCTTGCCCTC from Aureispira anguillae encodes:
- a CDS encoding MlaD family protein; its protein translation is MRNEVKIGILGLVTIVLLFWGYNFLQGKNVFSSDIVANAEFSAVDGLNIAAPVTINGYKVGAVTNILPSEDYSKVIVEMNILNGTKVPKDAKAVLVQPSLMGGKEIALRFVGNCGDNCIESGATLNGDVSGMIDGIMAVADPYMGKIDTILGAVSKLSADDNKQLGQTFKELQAVVANVKVLTDLVNNLLVSSSVNISVALANLKDITGNIKDSNGEITGMLQNINTITKQVKDADLEATIASAKDALDNINEVVNGLEGTLGKANTMIDNIGKITDFENQNGLVAALFNDKNFKGDIDEVVDNLNRLLQDIRIHPERYKTVLSGKYKPYKDPSADPKLKDGKDPKEIK
- a CDS encoding carboxypeptidase-like regulatory domain-containing protein; the encoded protein is MFISILISCCLLVGIIPCTGQSSFITGKVFSEVNKSTLYNAKLVLKRNHKYYRKTKTDHVGNYWFGNLPAGSYSIWVIQEGYCQLEMTKIVIATTASIQLDLGLMEQSQNTNLNLGDKVYKVYRAPIQVDLAEHKTTYQNFRNEIQIIKDVYNGPEIRIAPPKSPSSPIENNRATHHYESLKALEKTSAFVPR